ACAAAGGCGTCTGTCATCCCGTAGATGTATGAAATTACGAAATACCAGAAAAACATTGTTCGCCGCTGAGCCGCATTTCTGTGATTACTGCGCCAACGGTCAACTCTTTCGCCTGTCGGAAGTAAGGAAAAACTTTCGTCTTCGCTCAAATCTCGTGGAAATTGTTGCGCTTTGTGCATCAAATGCTGAAAACGAATTCCGCCGAAAACAAACGACGTCTGGGTTGCAAAAACAAGCCCTGCCTTAAACCATTCGCCGTTGTAAAACTGCCCCGCGCCTGTAAATGGAATTGCCGACAAAGCCATAGCGCGCCTCGGGTCGGGATTTTGCGCGCCTTGCATATTGGCAGCCGCGCCGAACGCGTCCAGCAAATTCCAAATTCCGACCGCGCCAAACATAAATGTTGCGTTGTGGTATCGGGCTTTTTCAAATAAATTATCGTATTGGGCAAGCGCGACCCTGTTTGCCAAAAGCATTGTATCGCGAGCAAAAGCGATTGTGTCTTCCTGCTGAATTCCGCGCGTTCGACGGTTGGCAAGCGTATCCTGAAGCGCGTAAATTCTATGATAACTCCTGCGATAATCCACCCACGCCCGATAGGCAATCCAGCCGATAATTCCTTCCGTTGACAAAAAGAAAGTCCCTCTGGCATAATTCCCCATTACCGCTTGCCCAAGCCCCGGAATAAGCGAAAGCGAGGTTATCAGAAACGGGTTATGCCTATCGGAAATTTCGGGCAAGGTATCGGTTTCGGCGGCAAAACTTACCGTCAAAGCGCAAAAAAGCGTGAAGATTATCGCTAATTTTTTCAATTTTTGCTCCGATTTTCAAT
The Chitinivibrionia bacterium genome window above contains:
- a CDS encoding DUF5683 domain-containing protein, with translation MKKLAIIFTLFCALTVSFAAETDTLPEISDRHNPFLITSLSLIPGLGQAVMGNYARGTFFLSTEGIIGWIAYRAWVDYRRSYHRIYALQDTLANRRTRGIQQEDTIAFARDTMLLANRVALAQYDNLFEKARYHNATFMFGAVGIWNLLDAFGAAANMQGAQNPDPRRAMALSAIPFTGAGQFYNGEWFKAGLVFATQTSFVFGGIRFQHLMHKAQQFPRDLSEDESFSLLPTGERVDRWRSNHRNAAQRRTMFFWYFVISYIYGMTDAFV